One stretch of Pelmatolapia mariae isolate MD_Pm_ZW linkage group LG3_W, Pm_UMD_F_2, whole genome shotgun sequence DNA includes these proteins:
- the LOC134624780 gene encoding polymeric immunoglobulin receptor-like translates to MSAVTASLCSTLMFVLFVSADQKTITAESGQDVTLTCRPPDNNNNIVEWSRADLGDEYVLLYRDGHFVPDNQHPSFKNRVDLQDRQMKDGDVSLILKNVTINDTGTYECGVVQTGTEYLKLIISIIYLHVDPPDPTVITIESGQNVTLTCRATNNITVVKWSRADFTSSCVFLYQDGHFIPDHQHPSFKNRVDLQDRQMKDGDVSLILKDVTINDTGRYVCGDYMKETRSWKSISIIHLVVVVPPGPSGGIIGLIVALLLLLVGVVGFLIYRKHKVSRYSIKVPTEDNEAPQSPQQDCVRGQTEVNYPEPPADGLSSCLWT, encoded by the exons ATGTCTGCTGTAACTGCGTCACTCTGCTCCACGCTGATGTTTGTCCTGTTcgtctctgcag accagaaaaccatcacagctgagtctggacaggacgtcactctgacatgtcgacctccagacaacaacaacaacattgtagagtggagcagagctgacctgggagaTGAATATGTGCTTTTGTACCGTGACGGTCACTTTGTTCCAgacaaccagcatccatcttttaagaatcgggtggatctgcaggacagacagatgaaggatggagacgtgtctttgattctgaagaatgtgacgattaatgacactggaacatacgagtgtgGTGTTGTGCAGACAGGAACAGAATATTTGAAGCTCATCATCAGCATCATCTACCTTcatgttgatcctccag atCCAACAGTCATCACAATTGAGTCTGGACAGAatgtcactctgacatgtcgagctacAAACAACATCACAGTTGtaaagtggagcagagctgacttCACATCAAGCTGTGTCTTTTTGTACCAGGATGGTCACTTTATTCCAGAtcaccagcatccatcttttaagaaccgggtggatctgcaggacagacagatgaaggatggagacgtgtctttgattctgaaggatgtgacgatTAATGACACTGGAAGATATGTTTGTGGTGACTACATGAAAGAAACACGCTCATGGAAATCCATCAGCATCATCCACctggttgttgttgttcctccag GTCCATCAGGAGGAATTATTGGACTGATAGTtgctcttctccttcttcttgtcGGTGTTGTGGGTTTTTTGATCTACAGAAAACATAAAGTGTCCCGATATTCAATCAAGGTTCCTACTGAGGATAATGAGGCTCCTCAGTCTCCACAGCAGGACTGTGTCAGAGGACAGACAGAAGTGAACTATCCTGAGCCTCCAGCAGACGGATTATCATCATGTTTATGGACATAA